The following proteins come from a genomic window of Methanosarcina sp. MTP4:
- a CDS encoding ACT domain-containing protein codes for MTSSRFIITVIGSDRVGIVARITTVMANFNVNIVDISQTIMDGIFTMIMLAEAPEENFDLAAFQKTMGSEGKELGVEVKVQQEDVFRFMHRI; via the coding sequence ATGACATCAAGTCGTTTCATAATCACGGTTATAGGGAGTGACCGGGTAGGGATTGTTGCCCGGATCACCACCGTAATGGCGAATTTCAACGTAAACATTGTGGATATAAGCCAGACCATCATGGATGGGATCTTTACCATGATCATGCTGGCAGAAGCTCCGGAGGAGAACTTCGACCTTGCGGCTTTCCAGAAAACTATGGGCAGCGAAGGGAAAGAGCTCGGAGTCGAGGTTAAGGTGCAGCAAGAAGACGTTTTCCGCTTCATGCACAGGATCTGA
- a CDS encoding DUF2769 domain-containing protein, whose amino-acid sequence MSPEEIETTRKEVQELCICRECPTWDECAKEIGFCFPGVGKNRCIRKDLGCICGKCPVSEKFELNQEYYCIIGPQKEKWGL is encoded by the coding sequence ATGAGCCCGGAAGAAATCGAGACTACCAGGAAGGAGGTCCAGGAACTCTGCATCTGCAGGGAATGCCCTACCTGGGACGAATGTGCAAAAGAAATCGGTTTTTGTTTTCCCGGGGTCGGGAAAAACAGGTGCATCAGGAAAGATCTGGGATGCATCTGCGGGAAGTGCCCGGTAAGCGAAAAGTTCGAGTTGAACCAGGAGTACTACTGCATAATCGGGCCGCAGAAAGAAAAGTGGGGATTGTAA
- a CDS encoding shikimate kinase: MNITLIGMAGVGKSTIGKALAKRLSCTFIDVDSLIKEKTCMSLQALIDTRGDSALVRLEEEAVLSLDLRGDSIISPGGSVVYSEKAMNFLKEKSTIIFLDTSFRNIVRRIRNPAKRGLVGFKERSLRELFEERLVLYRKYADMTVKVKGHERVPVVVEKILEGLESLPDSRC; encoded by the coding sequence ATGAATATAACCTTGATAGGTATGGCAGGTGTCGGAAAAAGCACGATTGGAAAGGCGCTTGCAAAACGCCTGAGCTGCACTTTTATTGACGTTGACTCGTTAATTAAGGAAAAAACCTGTATGTCTCTGCAGGCCCTTATTGACACGCGCGGGGATTCCGCTCTTGTCAGGCTGGAGGAGGAAGCCGTGCTCAGCCTTGATTTAAGGGGCGACTCTATCATTTCTCCGGGAGGGAGCGTAGTTTACTCCGAAAAAGCAATGAATTTCCTGAAAGAGAAATCAACAATCATCTTCCTGGACACTTCCTTCAGAAATATAGTGCGGAGGATCCGAAACCCGGCTAAGAGGGGGCTTGTCGGCTTCAAGGAAAGAAGCCTCAGGGAACTTTTCGAGGAGAGGCTTGTCCTGTACAGGAAATATGCTGACATGACAGTAAAGGTGAAGGGCCACGAACGCGTTCCCGTTGTTGTGGAAAAAATTCTTGAAGGGCTTGAGAGCTTGCCCGATTCCCGGTGCTGA